In Deinococcus humi, the genomic window CAGCAGGTGGCCTGAAGTTCAGGCCACCTGCTGCACGGAAACTCTTTCATCACTCTAGCGCCACACACTCGCCACAACTCTGCCTGCTACAGCGGGTTCGAGAGCGGAAATAAGATTAAGTCTTCCTGTATCCAGAGCACCTGCCGCCTGCACAGGGCTTACGCTGAACGCGTACAAATGGAGGTAGACAGATGCGCGCAGAACAGGTGACGGACCCGGTGGCCTACCACGGCGAGGGGCCGGTCTGGTCAGAACGTTGGGGTGGTCTGCGCTGGGTGGACATGCTCGCGGGCGATGTGCTGTCACTGGAGGCGGACGGGACGGTGAGTCGCAGGCATGTCGGCAAGGTGGCCGCCGCACTGCGTCCGCGCCGACAGGGGGGCGCAGTGATTGGGGTGGAGCGGGGCTTCGCGCTGGAGGACGAGGATGGCACGGTGACGCCGATGCCGGAGGTCTGGACCGCCCCCGGCATTCGCATGAACGAGGGTGGCTGCGACCCCGACGGACGCTTCTACTGCGGCTCGATGGCCTACGATCAAACGCCCGGCGCCGCGAAACTGTATCGGCTCGCCCCAGACAGCACAGTCACGGTGGTCCTGGAGGGCGTCACCGTCTCCAATGGCCTGGAATGGAGTCCCGACGGCATGCTGGCGTACTACAACGACACTGCAACCGGCCAGGTCAGTGTCTTCGACTATGCCCGCGAGGTGGGTCTGAGCGGACGACGTACTTTCGTGGACCTCACGAGCGAGGGGCTCCAGCCCGATGGCCTGACGGTGGACGCGCAGGGCGGCGTCTGGGTGGCTCTGGTCAATGGGGGGGCGGTGCGGCACTACACTCCGGACGGCAAGTTGGCAGAGGTGATTGAGGTTCCCGCGCGCAAGGTCACGGCCTGCACATTCGGCGGTCCTGGACTGCAGACGCTCTACATCACCACTTCGCGCGAGGACCTTGATGTGGGGGAAGACCCGCTGGCCGGGTCCCTCTTCCGAGCCGAGGTCGGCGTACGCGGTCAGCCGGTGCGTGAGTTCGCCGGGTAAGTGGGTTTGGGGAAAGAGAGTGGTGGGTGCGGCAACACAAGCGGCGATGGATGTCAAGCCACCCTCAGCTGCCCCGCATTCGCGTGACTTGATAAGGTTATCCGCCTTCCGTCTGCCTCGGTGCTAATACCCCTTCTCCACCCAGTCACGTTTTTCTGGCTTGTCCTGAAGAAAGAAGGGTGGCGCGTGATTCCTCATTTGACTTGTGGGCAACATGCCTTCCTGGCCTGTGCCATCTCGACCCACGCTCACATCTTCCTGCGTGCCGCCGCAAGCGCCCGCAAGACCACCACGCTGCTTAAGGTCGCCTGTCATCTCCACGAGCACGGCGTTAACTTTACTGACAGCAAACATGCGGTCGCCGATTTCCAACCCCGCTTGCCACCTGGGGTCCGCGCCTATACCCCACAGCCACCGTCTGGGTCTCTTCAAAAGTCAGACGGGCGGCCTAAACCTCGTCCGCAACAGGGACACCGCTAGGTGGCCGCCCACAGTGACCAGCTCCTCTCCTCTAGCGCCGTGGATTGAAAGTCTTTATCGGCCCGTTCCTTCTCCCATACAGGAACCTGCCATGCCTGCAGACGGTTCCAAGTCCATCTCTGCTGATGACCTAAGCAGGCTGTTGACTCAAGCGCAGCATGTCTACGACGAGACGCGGGACCTTTGCAACG contains:
- a CDS encoding SMP-30/gluconolactonase/LRE family protein — translated: MRAEQVTDPVAYHGEGPVWSERWGGLRWVDMLAGDVLSLEADGTVSRRHVGKVAAALRPRRQGGAVIGVERGFALEDEDGTVTPMPEVWTAPGIRMNEGGCDPDGRFYCGSMAYDQTPGAAKLYRLAPDSTVTVVLEGVTVSNGLEWSPDGMLAYYNDTATGQVSVFDYAREVGLSGRRTFVDLTSEGLQPDGLTVDAQGGVWVALVNGGAVRHYTPDGKLAEVIEVPARKVTACTFGGPGLQTLYITTSREDLDVGEDPLAGSLFRAEVGVRGQPVREFAG